A single window of Solenopsis invicta isolate M01_SB chromosome 3, UNIL_Sinv_3.0, whole genome shotgun sequence DNA harbors:
- the LOC105204534 gene encoding RNA-binding protein 45 isoform X2, translating to MADHRERDSYYSQTDLRSKNDDPPNSRLFVICHKSLEEDDLRKAFEKFGKIEDIWVVKDRNTGENKGVTYIKFSKTSEAAFALEEMNGKMLGSVGRPIKVMIASNRDQGSVRETNEEERWVRLFCVLPKTMTDSELQQEFSKFGAIEYATVVKDRSTNESKGFGYVKFKKVSSAARAFEECDRKYKAVFAEPKKPKPDHNDAKYNNGLSSAAYDGTSGSYGSSNFGKSSISLEIATNYSNSEGYTRLQVIAHPALNQDQLWKLFDIVPGMDYCHLKTDVRYRMPRGQAVVVYNNPSAAAYAREKFHGFEYPPGHRMIVKPDLTSAPPKSTSKPGGSTAGSVASARTDLAHLAETIAQATSLIQAAGLTAPNHISVKLPPVQPMASIDAEVAKRCFIVCGPPVPPIYAMKDAFCRFGNLIDVYMLPGKNCGYAKYASISSANEAIEVLHGQEICGSRLKVLEAEERNVGEDRRKRLRMDEDEN from the exons ATGGCCGACCACAGGGAACGGGACTCGTATTATTCGCAGACGGATCTGCGTTCCAAGAATGACGACCCGCCGAACTCGCGCCTCTTCGTCATCTGCCACAAGAGTCTCGAGGAAGATGATCTCAGGAAGGCGTTCGAGAAATTTGGCAAGATCGAGGACATCTGGGTAGTTAAGGATCGCAACACGGGCGAGAATAAAG GTGTCACATACATCAAGTTCTCCAAAACATCAGAGGCGGCGTTCGCTCTGGAGGAGATGAACGGCAAGATGCTGGGCTCTGTTGGTAGACCTATCAAAGTGATGATTGCCTCGAA CCGGGATCAGGGTTCTGTGCGCGAGACAAACGAAGAAGAGAGGTGGGTTCGCTTATTCTGTGTATTACCGAAAACTATGACTGACAGCGAGCTGCAACAGGAATTCTCCAAATTCGGTGCGATCGAGTACGCGACGGTTGTGAAGGATCGCAGCACGAACGAGTCCAAGGGTTTCGGTTACGTCAAGTTCAAGAAGGTGTCGAGCGCGGCGCGGGCGTTCGAGGAGTGCGACAGGAAGTACAAAGCGGTGTTTGCCGAGCCGAAGAAACCGAAACCTGATCACAACGATGCCAAGTACAATAATGGACTGTCCAGCGCCGCGTATGACGGTACCAGCGGCAGCTACGGCTCCTCGAATTTTGGCAAGAGCAGCATCAGCCTGGAGATTGCGACCAACTATTCCAATTCGGAGGGTTACACGCGTCTGCAGGTGATTGCGCATCCGGCTTTGAATCAAGATCAATTATGGAAGCTCTTTGACATAGTACCCGGGATGGATTACTGCCATTTGAAGACCGATGTCAGATATAGAATGCCGCGTGGCCAAGCTGTAGTGGTATACAACAATCCGAGCGCAGCGGCATACGCGCGTGAGAAATTCCACGGTTTTGAGTATCCGCCCGGTCATCGAATGATTGTCAAACCAGATTTGACAAGCGCGCCGCCGAAGAGCACGTCGAAACCTGGCGGTTCGACCGCTGGCAGCGTCGCCAGCGCGAGGACGGATTTGGCACACTTAGCGGAGACCATTGCTCAAGCCACTTCGTTGATTCAAGCTGCGGGCTTAACGGCACCGA ATCACATATCCGTCAAGTTACCACCGGTACAACCAATGGCGAGTATAGACGCCGAAGTCGCCAAGAGGTGTTTCATCGTTTGCGGTCCACCAGTGCCGCCTATCTACGCTATGAAGGACGCGTTCTGTAGGTTTGGAAATCTTATAGATGTATATATGTTACCCGGCAAGAATTGCGGATACGCGAAATACGCCAGCATTAGTAGTGCTAACGAGGCGATTGAG GTTCTGCATGGTCAAGAGATTTGTGGTTCTCGGCTGAAGGTTCTTGAAGCGGAAGAACGAAATGTTGGTGAAGATCGACGGAAACGATTACGAATGGATGAGGACGAGAATTGA
- the LOC105204534 gene encoding RNA-binding protein 45 isoform X1, producing MADHRERDSYYSQTDLRSKNDDPPNSRLFVICHKSLEEDDLRKAFEKFGKIEDIWVVKDRNTGENKGVTYIKFSKTSEAAFALEEMNGKMLGSVGRPIKVMIASNRDQGSVRETNEEERWVRLFCVLPKTMTDSELQQEFSKFGAIEYATVVKDRSTNESKGFGYVKFKKVSSAARAFEECDRKYKAVFAEPKKPKPDHNDAKYNNGLSSAAYDGTSGSYGSSNFGKSSISLEIATNYSNSEGYTRLQVIAHPALNQDQLWKLFDIVPGMDYCHLKTDVRYRMPRGQAVVVYNNPSAAAYAREKFHGFEYPPGHRMIVKPDLTSAPPKSTSKPGGSTAGSVASARTDLAHLAETIAQATSLIQAAGLTAPSLDHISVKLPPVQPMASIDAEVAKRCFIVCGPPVPPIYAMKDAFCRFGNLIDVYMLPGKNCGYAKYASISSANEAIEVLHGQEICGSRLKVLEAEERNVGEDRRKRLRMDEDEN from the exons ATGGCCGACCACAGGGAACGGGACTCGTATTATTCGCAGACGGATCTGCGTTCCAAGAATGACGACCCGCCGAACTCGCGCCTCTTCGTCATCTGCCACAAGAGTCTCGAGGAAGATGATCTCAGGAAGGCGTTCGAGAAATTTGGCAAGATCGAGGACATCTGGGTAGTTAAGGATCGCAACACGGGCGAGAATAAAG GTGTCACATACATCAAGTTCTCCAAAACATCAGAGGCGGCGTTCGCTCTGGAGGAGATGAACGGCAAGATGCTGGGCTCTGTTGGTAGACCTATCAAAGTGATGATTGCCTCGAA CCGGGATCAGGGTTCTGTGCGCGAGACAAACGAAGAAGAGAGGTGGGTTCGCTTATTCTGTGTATTACCGAAAACTATGACTGACAGCGAGCTGCAACAGGAATTCTCCAAATTCGGTGCGATCGAGTACGCGACGGTTGTGAAGGATCGCAGCACGAACGAGTCCAAGGGTTTCGGTTACGTCAAGTTCAAGAAGGTGTCGAGCGCGGCGCGGGCGTTCGAGGAGTGCGACAGGAAGTACAAAGCGGTGTTTGCCGAGCCGAAGAAACCGAAACCTGATCACAACGATGCCAAGTACAATAATGGACTGTCCAGCGCCGCGTATGACGGTACCAGCGGCAGCTACGGCTCCTCGAATTTTGGCAAGAGCAGCATCAGCCTGGAGATTGCGACCAACTATTCCAATTCGGAGGGTTACACGCGTCTGCAGGTGATTGCGCATCCGGCTTTGAATCAAGATCAATTATGGAAGCTCTTTGACATAGTACCCGGGATGGATTACTGCCATTTGAAGACCGATGTCAGATATAGAATGCCGCGTGGCCAAGCTGTAGTGGTATACAACAATCCGAGCGCAGCGGCATACGCGCGTGAGAAATTCCACGGTTTTGAGTATCCGCCCGGTCATCGAATGATTGTCAAACCAGATTTGACAAGCGCGCCGCCGAAGAGCACGTCGAAACCTGGCGGTTCGACCGCTGGCAGCGTCGCCAGCGCGAGGACGGATTTGGCACACTTAGCGGAGACCATTGCTCAAGCCACTTCGTTGATTCAAGCTGCGGGCTTAACGGCACCGA GCTTAGATCACATATCCGTCAAGTTACCACCGGTACAACCAATGGCGAGTATAGACGCCGAAGTCGCCAAGAGGTGTTTCATCGTTTGCGGTCCACCAGTGCCGCCTATCTACGCTATGAAGGACGCGTTCTGTAGGTTTGGAAATCTTATAGATGTATATATGTTACCCGGCAAGAATTGCGGATACGCGAAATACGCCAGCATTAGTAGTGCTAACGAGGCGATTGAG GTTCTGCATGGTCAAGAGATTTGTGGTTCTCGGCTGAAGGTTCTTGAAGCGGAAGAACGAAATGTTGGTGAAGATCGACGGAAACGATTACGAATGGATGAGGACGAGAATTGA